A DNA window from Porphyromonas gingivalis ATCC 33277 contains the following coding sequences:
- a CDS encoding MBL fold metallo-hydrolase has translation MTTTEVKMFTFNSVAENTYILYDSTGEAALIDCGCMDGSEEQQLLRFVQEQQLTVKLLLNTHLHFDHAWGNGFAAKTFGLPVLTHRAEVEDMPSPSKQLAAFGMFGTMDEPPIQYIAPGDVLQLGESIIKVLFVPGHSPGHLAFYCPQAQAVFTGDALFAGDVGRTDLWGGSYELLKKSIRTELLPLPDDTVVYPGHGPTSTIAYERTNNPFLD, from the coding sequence ATGACAACGACAGAAGTAAAGATGTTCACCTTCAATTCGGTGGCAGAAAATACATATATCCTTTACGACTCCACGGGCGAAGCTGCACTTATCGACTGCGGCTGTATGGATGGGAGCGAAGAGCAGCAGCTACTCCGCTTCGTTCAGGAACAGCAACTGACAGTAAAGCTCCTGCTCAATACACATTTGCACTTCGACCATGCTTGGGGCAATGGCTTTGCAGCCAAAACCTTCGGTCTGCCTGTGCTCACGCATCGGGCTGAAGTGGAAGACATGCCTTCTCCGTCGAAGCAACTGGCTGCCTTCGGCATGTTCGGTACGATGGACGAACCGCCCATACAATACATTGCTCCGGGCGACGTTCTTCAATTGGGAGAGAGTATCATCAAGGTGCTTTTCGTCCCGGGGCACTCGCCCGGTCATCTGGCATTCTATTGCCCGCAGGCTCAAGCGGTATTTACCGGCGATGCGCTCTTTGCCGGCGATGTGGGCCGGACCGACTTATGGGGCGGCAGCTACGAACTCCTGAAAAAGAGCATTCGTACGGAACTTCTCCCCCTTCCCGACGATACGGTAGTCTACCCCGGACACGGGCCTACTTCTACGATAGCTTACGAACGAACTAATAACCCTTTTCTTGATTGA
- the rsmG gene encoding 16S rRNA (guanine(527)-N(7))-methyltransferase RsmG has protein sequence MTNMQEIPEKPLSQPAGTEIIEKYFPHLSERQREQFEQMGGLYTHWNALINVISRKDIDNLYLHHVLHSLGIARMLNFKPGTSVLDLGTGGGFPGIPLAILFPQVSFLLVDSIGKKVKVASAVAEALGLDNVRTMHCRAESIGEKFDFVVSRAVMKLSELAKICRKLIRREDQQNALPNGLICLKGGELQHEILPFRNKAMTEELWPTFEEEYFKTKKVVYLPL, from the coding sequence ATGACCAATATGCAGGAGATACCCGAAAAGCCGCTGTCCCAACCAGCAGGTACTGAGATCATCGAGAAATATTTCCCCCACTTGTCCGAACGGCAACGCGAACAGTTCGAGCAAATGGGAGGGTTGTACACGCATTGGAATGCCCTCATCAATGTCATTTCCCGAAAGGATATAGACAATTTGTATCTGCACCATGTGTTGCATTCTTTGGGGATAGCTCGCATGCTGAACTTCAAACCCGGCACAAGTGTATTGGATCTGGGTACGGGTGGAGGTTTCCCCGGTATTCCACTGGCGATTTTGTTTCCTCAAGTCTCTTTCCTGCTGGTGGACAGCATCGGCAAAAAGGTGAAAGTAGCTTCGGCCGTAGCTGAAGCATTGGGGCTTGACAATGTGCGCACTATGCACTGTCGGGCAGAAAGCATAGGTGAGAAATTCGACTTCGTAGTCAGCCGTGCAGTAATGAAGCTGAGCGAACTGGCCAAGATCTGCAGGAAGCTCATCCGGCGTGAAGATCAGCAAAATGCACTCCCGAACGGGCTTATCTGTCTCAAGGGTGGCGAGCTTCAGCACGAGATACTGCCATTCCGGAACAAGGCAATGACAGAGGAGCTATGGCCGACCTTCGAAGAAGAGTATTTCAAAACAAAAAAAGTGGTCTACTTACCTCTATGA